Proteins encoded together in one Vigna angularis cultivar LongXiaoDou No.4 chromosome 5, ASM1680809v1, whole genome shotgun sequence window:
- the LOC108339692 gene encoding protein RETICULATA-RELATED 4, chloroplastic: MAVASFSNFSAGRSFSLQNRYSLPLPSFTLSFRPANSYAYAPQFTSLRSPAPSIIAAAHGGGTGGGHGGGGGGGGGGGGGGDGESEDRDRNREEALLVLAEAGRPLEKLPADLAAAVEAGRVPGSILKRFFELEKSAVFRWLLNFGGFKERLLADDLFLAKVAMECGVGIFTKTAAELEKRKENFSKELDFVCADVIMAIVADFMLVWLPAPTVSLRPPLAVSAGILTKVFYGCPENAFQVALAGTSYTLIQRIGAIVRNGAKLFAVGTGASLIGTGITNTLINARKLVDKSFAAEAEDLPVISTSVTYGVYMSVSSNLRYQLLAGVIEQRILEPLLHQHKLVLSAICFVVRTGNTFLGSLLWVDYARWVGVQRSRD, from the exons ATGGCTGTGGCTtccttctccaacttctccGCTGGGcgctccttctctctacaaaaccGTTATTCACTGCCGCTACCTTCCTTCACTCTCTCATTCCGTCCCGCAAACTCTTATGCCTATGCTCCCCAATTCACATCTCTTCGATCTCCCGCACCCTCCATTATTGCAGCGGCCCACGGCGGAGGGACCGGAGGAGGgcatggaggaggtggaggtggaggtggagggGGAGGAGGAGGAGGCGACGGGGAATCGGAAGACAGGGATCGAAACAGAGAGGAGGCGCTCCTGGTTCTCGCGGAGGCAGGGCGGCCGCTGGAGAAATTGCCGGCGGATTTAGCGGCAGCGGTTGAGGCGGGGCGAGTTCCGGGGTCGATTCTGAAGAGGTTTTTCGAGCTGGAAAAATCGGCGGTGTTCCGGTGGTTGTTGAATTTCGGAGGTTTTAAGGAGAGGTTGCTAGCGGATGATTTGTTCCTTGCCAAGGTTGCCATGGAATGCGGTGTTGGCATCTTTACGAAG ACTGCTGCGGAGTTGGAGAAGCGCAAAGAAAATTTTAGTAAGGAGCTTGATTTTGTTTGTGCCGATGTG ATAATGGCCATTGTAGCGGATTTTATGCTTGTGTGGCTTCCTGCTCCCACAGTTTCTCTTCGACCACCACTTGCTGTTAGTGCTGGAATTCTTACTAAAGTTTTCTATGGCTGCCCTGAAAACGCTTTTCAG GTGGCTTTGGCCGGAACCTCATATACACTCATCCAGAGAATAGGTGCTATAGTG CGTAACGGTGCAAAGCTATTTGCTGTTGGGACTGGTGCATCACTG ATTGGTACAGGTATAACAAATACACTGATCAATGCAAGAAAATTGGTTGACAAATCTTTTGCCGCTGAGGCGGAGGATTTGCCGGTAATATCGACAAGTGTTACCTATGGGGTTTACATGTCAGTATCTAGCAACCTAAg GTACCAATTACTAGCTGGAGTTATTGAACAACGAATTCTAGAACCTTTGTTGCACCAGCACAAGCTTGTGCTGAGCGCAATTTGCTTTGTTGTTAGAACTGGAAACACTTTCTTGGGCTCATTATT GTGGGTGGATTATGCTCGCTGGGTTGGAGTCCAGAGGAGTCGGGATTAG